TTCGCTGGCGAGCAGGGCCTGCGCCTTGGACCCCTTTTTGGTGGGTGTGACTATCTGGCGGCGGCGATCCTTAGGGTCGCGCTCGCGGGTGACCCAGCCGTGGGCTTCCAAGGAATCGATCAACCGCACCATGTCGGAAGCATCGATGGCGAGCAGCTCCGCGAGCTGGGTCTGCGAAACGGACTGCTCGGTGACACAGGTGAGAATCCAAAACTCGCGCATGGTCGCGCCTTGATTGTTCAGCGCCCGTTCGACCTCATCCTTGGTGTGTCGGCGCACACGTTCGATCTGAAACGAGGGGGACTTAATAAGGGCGCTGGGAAGTTCGATCTGAAGCATGTGACCAGAATAGGTCTACCTTGTGGTGGAGCCAAAAAGTTGGCCCGCCCAATAACTTAGCCGCGCTGGTGTGGTAGATCGGCCTCGACCCAGGCGGTGGTGCCGCCCTCGACGTTGACCACGTTGTCCAGCCCGCGCGCCTGCTCCAAGTATTCGGCGGCCTGGGCGGAGCGCCCGCCCGACTTGCAGATGACGTAGATGTCCTCGTCGGTGTTGATCTTTCCGGCCTGCGCAGCGAAGTCGCTCAGCGGCAGGTTGACAGCGCCTTCGGCGCGGACCTCGGTGAACTCGTCGGGCTCGCGGACGTCGATAAGCTGTGCGCCGGCGGGAACTTCGGTTACTTTGACTGTCTTCATGCGTGTCAGTCTACGCGTCCGATAGCGTGTCAACCGTGCCCGAGCAATACCACCCGCGCAGACCACCGGCGGTCGCGCCCGCGCCGCGCCGCGCGCTGCCCCGGGAGATTTACGTGCGCCGCCGCGTCGCCGCGCTGGTGCTGCTCGGGCTGGTGATCATCCTCGTTTTCGCCGTGGCGCGCCAATGCGCGGTCTCGGAGCCCGCGCCTGCTGAACAGCCCGTGCCTGCTGATGTTCCGCAGGAGATCGCGCAAAGTCGACCGGTGGCGTTGGTGGTGCCGTCGATAAGCTTGAGCGCGGAATTCGAGCAGGCTGACTGCCGTGTCAAAGACGGCGCGATCAACCCCGCGACGATGGGCCTGGCCTGCGCTTACACGGCGCCGGATCGGCCGTACGAGCTGCCCGGGTCGGACGCGGGGGATGTGGTGGTCATTGCCGGGCACACGGGCGCGGGGCTGCCGGGCGTCTTCGATCAGCTTTACGACGCCCGCGCCGGTGCCCACACCGTGGCAGAAGGCGACGCGCTGTACGTGCGCACCGAAACATCCGGCGAGAACTGGTTGAAGTACGTGGCCACAGACCTGCACGACCCCACGA
Above is a window of Corynebacterium sanguinis DNA encoding:
- a CDS encoding MarR family winged helix-turn-helix transcriptional regulator, which produces MLQIELPSALIKSPSFQIERVRRHTKDEVERALNNQGATMREFWILTCVTEQSVSQTQLAELLAIDASDMVRLIDSLEAHGWVTRERDPKDRRRQIVTPTKKGSKAQALLASEVAAAEDRALDVSTTKQLKSLKKLSKAILQETDPATVSK
- a CDS encoding rhodanese-like domain-containing protein codes for the protein MKTVKVTEVPAGAQLIDVREPDEFTEVRAEGAVNLPLSDFAAQAGKINTDEDIYVICKSGGRSAQAAEYLEQARGLDNVVNVEGGTTAWVEADLPHQRG